In Clostridium thermosuccinogenes, the genomic stretch AAACCACAGGATTTTTATATCGGTAATCGGTAACTTTGTATGCATCGTCAATCTTTTCAATAATGCAAATACCCCTACCCCTGGACAAATCTATCGGTTTCAAAATCACCTTGGAATGGCTGTCAATAAATTTTTTCACCTGTTCAAAATTAAGAGACAGATCTGTTGGCGGAAGATATTTGCTCAGCTCATTGTTTTCTTTTACAGCCTCATACATCTGATACTTGGAAAAGCGGTAGGAATTAAACAGCCTACCTCCGGTAAAATCCATCAATTTATCTATATGTTTTGGACTGGAGTGAAAATCCCTCCTGTAAATCACGTCTGGAAGAGGAAAGCAGCCATACTCCCATGATGCCGTGGCGATATTATAATAAAGGCCGTAAGCTGAATTCCTATTCCAGTTGACCGATTTAGGCGAAAAGGCATAAATTAATCCGCCGACTTTGTTGTATATTCCAAGACGGTCGGAATATTTTTTCATATGCCTTGGATTGTACCGGTGGGTATGGACCCCCAGTAAAAGACCTATAACAGGTCCTATCGATATGCGGGTATCGGTGATAACAATCCGATAAACCAATGATTCCGGGATCAGCAGCTTATCCTTCAGTTTGTTTGACAGCCTGATTTTCCCGGGATTCTCAAAAGAGCCTTTCTCCAATTTCAAATCATCGGTATATAGAATTTTTGCTGTGGCAGTCTTTCCACCGAATTTAACCTCTATTGACCGGCTGCTGTCCGCTTCCGTTGATAATGATTCAGGTAAGTAAATAATCTCGCGATCCGAAGGTACAACCTCTATTTTAGCCCACATAACCCCACTCCTTTGCATTTTGACCGCTGTTAAATGTCCAGTTGTCCTGAAGTAAACATCTCAGCATATTCCAGTATATTCCTGCACAGAGCAATGCGTACTTTCCTGTTCTGCTTTTTGCTCAGCAATTTGCTGTCCCATCCGCCAAAACTCAAGAAGTACGAAATTCCGTGTCTGTCCAGCACAAAATCAACATATCCTATTCCCAGGTCAGGAATATAACATTCTATGCATTTGATTATCCTTTTGGCATATGCATCTATCTTTCTTCCAAGCTTGTCATAAACTCTTTCACCATGGGGAATTATCGTCCTTTGCAGGACCTTCCATTCTCCGTCATATGTTCTGAACAGGCAGGCCCTTATTATAAAAAGCCTGTTCCTATAAGCAACCAGATCGGGAGTCTTCAAAAGAAGCCATCTCTTACCCCGCATGGCCGGATGAATTACGCTCTGAATGTCAAACCTGTGACAGCGCATGCTGCCATGTTCTCCAAACAGATCAAAACCGACATCCGACTGTCTGCCGTAAATAATCCTGCCCGGACTTGCTCCCTTTTCAGGTTTTACCAGGAAATTTCCGACTTTTGTGAAATCAAAGTAAAGGTCTTCCTTATCATAATGGATATAAGGAAGAACATATTTTCTGGTTTTACGGCTGGAAATCAGCATCTCCATTATGGACCATTGATTATATTGATTTACCCCGTTAACTATGCGGATGCCTTCAACCTCCATCAGGCTTCTCATCTTTTTTATATCAGATCTGGTGCGCTGTCTGGCAAAATTAAAAATGAGAGAAGGCAGTGCGGTTTTCACAGGCGTAATTTTATCCTCCGTGATAATGCTTCCCACCGCTGTTCTTTCAGGAATACTGATGTTTCCCAGGCTCATTACCATTATCGATATGCCCTTGCCCTTTATCAGAGGCTTAAAAAGAGCATACAGGCGTTTGGTATAAGCCCTTTCCTTTTTAGCATTGCATAATATCCCCACCATATAAATTCATCCCCGCTTCGCCATTATATTTCGATCACTCTTCCAGTTCATCCATATCTTCTACTGCCCGAAGCAGTGCTTCTACATTTTCCAGCTCAAACTGGAGCAGCATCTGTAGTCTTGTTACGTTCCTCATAACACTGTTCACCGATTCATTTACATTTATGAACGCATCGGTATTTCCAGATATCCTCGTAGCCTTCTGCAGCATCTCTCCTTCGGCGTTAAGAATCCTGGAAAGGGCGGTGTCCTTCATTGCTATGGATTCCATGATATCTGCCAGCGCTTGCTCCGTGTCGATTATGGGAATAGAAAATTGCGGCTCATAAGATTGCATAATAAAACCTCCGTGTTTAATATTGACATTCATTATAAGGTATGCAGCGTTAACATAAGATGATACAAGGTTTAGAAATTCTTTCTTAAGGTTAAAACGCCTGTCTGCTGCCGTCATAAACTACCTCAGTTTAAGCCTGTACCTTTTCAAACTCAGCACCGGCCTGAATTTGTCCTTATAGGCGCGGAGTCCTCCCGGTCCCAAGTCGCTCCCGGTATTCATGTATTCAATTTTCGGGTTAATCTTATTAAGCTCTTGGGCAAATTTCACTATCATAAATTCTGACAACCCGTCATAATTCTTCATAAACTTAGTCAGGCATCCCCACGACTGACCGGTAGGCAGTTCACCCCCCGAAACCATCCCGATGATCTTGCCCTTCTCCTCCACCACCAGGATGATGTGGTTGAGCTCATCGCTGTGTTTGACTATTTCGCGGAAGTAAACCTTATCAAAAATGGTGGTGTATTTTTTACCGGACGTATCGCTCCAGTGTTCCCCCAGCTGCATCACCTGATCAAAATCATCCTTGGTGTATTTTCTTATGGATGCATCGGGATAATAATTGCAAAACCTGTTCACCTTTTCCCTTACCCTTCTGAAATCCTTACCTTTCAGAGAGACAAGCATCGGAACCGAAAAATGCTTCTCCAATCCTACCATAGGCACTCTTATAAAGTGCTTTTCAAATTCCGGTGTTTTTTTCAGAAAATCCAGCTGCATACTGTTAATTAATCTCACAACGGATTCTGAAGCGTCGTAATCATCAATTTTGTAGCAGAACCCGAGGCATTTTTTCAACACCTCCACCACCTTATCCGGGCCGCCTTTTCCAAAAGGCAGGCACATCAGATAAAGCTTGTTTTTATTGGTATAAGCAAAAGTGACCAGCATTCCGTCTATCTCCTTCCAGAGGATTTTTTTCCTGCTGGACTGGCCTGACGCCCACAGATAGTCAAAATTGGATGACCATAGATTTGCCGGATATTCGGTGACTTTTATATATTCAGAATACATGTCTTTATCTTTCAGATGGATTTCATTAAAGATCCAGTTGCCTATCTGAATATTGCCTGATGAGATCTCAAACAAAGGAATGCGCCTCCTGTTGCAAATATATTTCTAAAGGTAAATCTTTTATTTTTACAGCAAAACACAGCATGTTCCATCAGAAGCAGCACCGGTTGATTTTTATGTCCCGGCCGGTCACCGATGGAACGGCAATGATCAAGCTTCCTTAGGCGTATAGACATATGCAAGGTTTAGCTTTACATTTCCTTTATACATCTTATTAGTTATAGTCCCATACTGTGCATAATATGTTTACATAATTTTATTCCGTTAACACGAAAAGAAAGATGTTATTCACATTATTTGTTGCACTTTGAAGTATAAGAGTTTGTGCCACATAAAACTGGCACATAAAAAAGAACCTGGCATCTTATCCGCCAGGTTTTACATAAATATCTTAATTATTTTTCTATCACTATTTTGTCCACCAAATCATCAAAAGAAGACAACATGGATGTTTTGACGAGCACCACGGTATTCCCATCCAGGCTGTCCTTAAGAACTCTATAGGCTTCACCGGAATCCTTGCAAAAATGCACATGGTCCTCTTTCATGCCTTTTCGCAAAGCACCTTTGCCCAGCTCTCCGGCCCCTTCACCGATCACAATCAGCCTGTCAATACCCATATCGGCAATTTTCTCGCCTATTTTTCGATGGTATTCGCTGCTGCTTTTTCCCAGGAGGGACATCTTTCCCAGAACAGCTATGGTCTTCCTGCCGTTGGAAAAGTCCTTAAGAAGCTTTAAAGCTGCTTCTGTAGAAGTTGGATTGGTAGACCAGGTGTCATCTATCACGGTGCTTCCATTTATGCCTTCTTTTATTTCAAAATGCTTCTCCACATTTTTATATGAAGCAAGCCTATCTCCGGCTTCCTGCACATCATATCCCACCGCATGGGCGGCTGCGATGGCTGCAATGGCGTTGTACACATTGAAGTCGGCATACAGGGGAATATAAATATTATACCTCCTGCCTTCGTGCTCCAGCGTGAATTCCGTACCATGCCCGACATGTCTTAAGTTGGAAGCTTTGAAATGGGACCTGTCGCTAAAGCCAAAATAAACCACATCGCCTTTATATTTGCTCAGATCGATTTTTTTGATATTTTCATCATCGGCATTTAATACGAGGG encodes the following:
- a CDS encoding phosphatidylglycerol lysyltransferase domain-containing protein — its product is MFEISSGNIQIGNWIFNEIHLKDKDMYSEYIKVTEYPANLWSSNFDYLWASGQSSRKKILWKEIDGMLVTFAYTNKNKLYLMCLPFGKGGPDKVVEVLKKCLGFCYKIDDYDASESVVRLINSMQLDFLKKTPEFEKHFIRVPMVGLEKHFSVPMLVSLKGKDFRRVREKVNRFCNYYPDASIRKYTKDDFDQVMQLGEHWSDTSGKKYTTIFDKVYFREIVKHSDELNHIILVVEEKGKIIGMVSGGELPTGQSWGCLTKFMKNYDGLSEFMIVKFAQELNKINPKIEYMNTGSDLGPGGLRAYKDKFRPVLSLKRYRLKLR
- a CDS encoding YheC/YheD family protein, giving the protein MWAKIEVVPSDREIIYLPESLSTEADSSRSIEVKFGGKTATAKILYTDDLKLEKGSFENPGKIRLSNKLKDKLLIPESLVYRIVITDTRISIGPVIGLLLGVHTHRYNPRHMKKYSDRLGIYNKVGGLIYAFSPKSVNWNRNSAYGLYYNIATASWEYGCFPLPDVIYRRDFHSSPKHIDKLMDFTGGRLFNSYRFSKYQMYEAVKENNELSKYLPPTDLSLNFEQVKKFIDSHSKVILKPIDLSRGRGICIIEKIDDAYKVTDYRYKNPVVSVLHDNESLREFFANNPNLFNRYLIQKYLSLARIGNSLFDIRVVMQKRPDHTWGCTGIECRVSNSNSHLTNISRGGYALTLEEALYRAFAEDCEFLSQEINEFCQKFCSYMDKMGEHFAEFGMDIAVDTEKNIWLIEANVFPSFKGFKIMDRQTYLSIRYTPLLYALSLTEFGDGL
- a CDS encoding UDP-N-acetylmuramoyl-tripeptide--D-alanyl-D-alanine ligase; protein product: MKSLPLSVIAEKTGGKIIQGTGDLVVNDVVTRIRKIRQGYLLFDLYRDKDESFLTGLKNGTFGIITDVPENFSSLGKNVAVVKVANIDDAYWKFVEFYRSLFDIPVIGVTGTCGKTTTKEMIKHILSGKYRVNATYKSYNASFRNFGYLLDINDNTQMVVMEMGVAYPGDLLYTCRYFKPQVGVITNIGVDHLQAFGTLDAYIKAKAEFIEGLGYEGTLVLNADDENIKKIDLSKYKGDVVYFGFSDRSHFKASNLRHVGHGTEFTLEHEGRRYNIYIPLYADFNVYNAIAAIAAAHAVGYDVQEAGDRLASYKNVEKHFEIKEGINGSTVIDDTWSTNPTSTEAALKLLKDFSNGRKTIAVLGKMSLLGKSSSEYHRKIGEKIADMGIDRLIVIGEGAGELGKGALRKGMKEDHVHFCKDSGEAYRVLKDSLDGNTVVLVKTSMLSSFDDLVDKIVIEK